The following nucleotide sequence is from Rhodospirillaceae bacterium.
GCCACCCGCCACAATTCGCCGATCTGTTCCTCGGTCAGGGCTGTCCCCAAGGGCGCAACGGCGGTCTCAATCCCCGCCTGCGCCAAGGCAATGACATCCATGTAGCCTTCGGTCACGATAAGCTGCCCGGTCTTTCGCGCAGCGCTCAAGGCATGAATAAGGCCGTACAGCACCCGGCCTTTGTGGAACAACGGGGTTTCAGGTGAGTTCAGATATTTCGGCTCACCATCGCCTAAAATCCGCCCCCCAAAGGCAATCACGCCACCGCGCCGGTCAGTAATGGGGAACATCACCCGGCCGCGAAATCGATCATAGGGTTCGCGGTTCGGATCATCGGGCCGGATCAACATCCCCGCATTGATCATCAAATCTTCAGAAATTCCATCTTTCGCCAACGTTCCCTTCAACGCCCCCCGCGTATCCGGCGCGAAGCCCAAACGGAATTTGGCAATTGTATCTTCATCAAGCCCCCGTTCTTTAAGGTAGCTCAGCGCCCGGCGGCCTTCCGGCATGCGCAGGTTACGTTCGAAGCTGAGGGAAGCCTTTTCGGTAACATCGATTAACGTCTGGCGTTGTTCCGAACGTTCACGTTCTTCGGGCGTATCCACGGGGACTTGCAAACCGACTTCGCCCGCCAGTCGTTCAACGGCTTCCGGAAAACTAAGCCCATCGACCTTCATTACGAAATCAATTGCAGAGCCATGTTCCTGGCAGCCGAAGCAATGAAAAAAACCTTTTTCCTCATTCACTGTAAAGGACGGCGTCTTTTCTTTATGGAACGGACAGAGCCCCATATGCTCGCGGCCCTTCTTGGTCAGCTTAACGCGCTTGCCGACGACCTGGACCACCCCGGCCCGGGCGCGTAACTCATCCAGAAATTGAGGCGAAAAAGCCATTGCGTCCTTAAAGATTCAAATTTGGCGAACGAAAACCCGGGCGTTCGTCTCCCCGCTTACATCTATTTATAAGCGTACCCGTAAAGCGGCGCATTCGAATACCGCCTGTGGATAGTGTGGTACCTGGGAATAAAAGGGAGAAATTAACCCAATTGGGTCTTCACGAGGGCGCTGGCTTTGCTGAAATCCATTTGGCCGGCATATTTTGTTTTCAACGCGGCCATGGTCTTGCCCATATCTTTTAAAGTCGTTGCATCAACTTCAGTGATCGCTGTGCTCACGGCACTGGCCAGGTCTTCATCACTTAGCTGCTCCGGCAAGAACGTCTCAATGACTTCGATCTCTTCGCCTTCCTGCTGCGCCAGTTCCAAACGCCCGCCCTTTTCATAGAGCTTAATACTATCCCGGCGCTGTTTGATCATGGACTGAAGCAGGGACAGAACGTCGGCTTCATCGATACCATCCTGATTGCCTTTGCTTCGGGCGGCGATATCACGGTCTTTCAAGGCCGCCAAGATTAGCCTGACTGTGGAAACAGTCCGGGCTTCTTTGGCTTTCAGCGCCGTCTTCAGCGTCTCACTCAATCGATCCCGGAGCATTCGGGACTCTCCTCAAAACTTCAGAAGCGGCTACCCTAGCGAAAATTGAATTGGAATGCAAATTCAATTAAAACCTTA
It contains:
- a CDS encoding GatB/YqeY domain-containing protein gives rise to the protein MLRDRLSETLKTALKAKEARTVSTVRLILAALKDRDIAARSKGNQDGIDEADVLSLLQSMIKQRRDSIKLYEKGGRLELAQQEGEEIEVIETFLPEQLSDEDLASAVSTAITEVDATTLKDMGKTMAALKTKYAGQMDFSKASALVKTQLG